A section of the Delphinus delphis chromosome 1, mDelDel1.2, whole genome shotgun sequence genome encodes:
- the EIF2D gene encoding eukaryotic translation initiation factor 2D isoform X2: MFAKAFRVKSNTAIKGSDRRKLRADVTAVFPTLGTDQVSELVPGKEELNIVKLYAHRGDAVTVYVSGGNPILFELEKNLYPTVYTLWSYPDLLPTFTTWPLVLEKLVGGADLMLPGLVVPPAGLPQVQKGDLCAIALVGNRAPVAIGVAAMSTAEMLTSGLKGRGFSVLHTYQDHLWRSGDKSSPPSIAPLALDPPDLSEEKGSVQADTTLQGDMRRLTLEGEEEEGEVQQRCGEKSLSEATEDPSVGSLNPDPMDSKTLQEQMDELLQRCFLCALKYRVKKADLPLLTSTLLGSHMFSCCPEGRQLDIKKSSYKKLSKFLQHMQQEQIIQVQELSKGVESIVAVDWKHPRKGSILEGSEVRTIVINYAKKNDLVDADNKNLVKLDPILCDCILEKGEQHTVMKLPWDSLLNRCLEKLQPAYQVTFPGQEPIVKKGKICPIDITLAQRASNKKVTVVRNLEAYGLDPCSVATILQQRCQASTTVTPAPGTKDILQVQIQGNQIHHLGRLLLEEYRLPRKHIQGLEKAPKPGKKK; this comes from the exons ATGTTTGCCAAGGCCTTTCGGGTCAAGTCCAACACGGCCATCAAGGGGTCGGACAG GAGAAAGCTTCGGGCCGATGTGACAGCTGTTTTCCCCACTCTTGGAACGGATCAGGTCTCTGAGTTAGTACCTGGAAAGGAAGAACTCAACATTGTGAAGTTGTATGCTCACAGAGGGGATGCAGTGACTGTGTACGTGAGTGGTGGTAACCCCATCCTATTTGAACTGGAGAAAAATCTATATCCGACAG TGTACACCCTGTGGTCTTATCCCGATCTTCTACCAACATTTACAACATGGCCCCTGGTGCTTGAAAAACTGGTAGGGGGAGCAG ATTTGATGCTGCCAGGACTAGTGGTGCCCCCTGCTGGTCTGCCTCAGGTACAGAAGGGTGACCTCTGTGCCATTGCCTTGGTGGGGAACAG AGCCCCCGTTGCCATCGGAGTTGCTGCCATGTCCACAGCTGAGATGCTGACCTCAGGTCTGAAGGGAAGGGGCTTCTCTGTGCTCCACACCTACCAGGACCACTTGTG GCGATCTGGAGACAAGTCCTCTCCACCATCCATTGCTCCACTGGCCCTGGATCCCCCAGATCTCAGTGAAGAGAAGGGGTCTGTCCAGGCAGACACCACCTTGCAGGGAGACATGAGGCGCCTGAccctggagggagaggaggaggagggggaggttcAGCAGAGGTGTGGGGAGAAGTCCCTGTCGGAAGCCACAGAAGACCCCAGTGTCGGGAGCCTGAACCCAGACCCCATGGACAGCAAGACCCTTCAAG AGCAAATGGACGAACTGTTGCAGAGATGCTTCTTGTGTGCTTTGAAGTACCGCGTCAAGAAGGCTGACCTCCCTTTACTCACCAGCACTCTCCTGGGCAGCCACATGTTCTCCTGCTG CCCCGAAGGACGACAACTGGACATAAAGAAGTCAAGCTACAAAAAG CTCTCTAAGTTCCTGCAGCACATGCAGCAGGAGCAGATTATACAGGTGCAGGAGCTGAGCAAAGGGGTGGAGAGCATTGTGGCTGTGGACTGGAAGCACCCGAG GAAGGGGAGCATCCTCGAGGGCAGTGAGGTCCGAACAATCGTCATCAACTACGCCAAGAAAAATGACCTGGTTGATGCAGACAACAAAAA tcTTGTGAAATTGGATCCCATCCTATGTGACTGCATCTTAGAGAAAGGTGAACAGCACACAGTCATGAAGCTTCCATGGGACAGTCTCCTGAACAG ATGTTTGGAAAAATTGCAGCCTGCCTATCAAGTGACCTTTCCGGGACAAGAGCCCATTGTGAAGAAAGGCAAAATCTGCCCAATTGACATCACCCTAGCACAGAGAGCTTCTAACaaaaag GTGACTGTGGTCCGGAACTTGGAGGCCTATGGTCTGGACCCATGCTCAGTGGCTACCATCCTCCAGCAGCGATGCCAGGCTAGCACTACTGTCACTCCTGCCCCTGGGACCAAGGACATCCTGCAGGTTCAGATCCAGGGAAATCAGATCCACCACCTCGGCCGGCTGTTGCTTG AAGAGTATCGGCTTCCTCGAAAACACATCCAGGGCCTGGAAAAGGCCCCCAAACCTGGCAAGAAGAAGTGA
- the EIF2D gene encoding eukaryotic translation initiation factor 2D isoform X1 → MFAKAFRVKSNTAIKGSDRRKLRADVTAVFPTLGTDQVSELVPGKEELNIVKLYAHRGDAVTVYVSGGNPILFELEKNLYPTVYTLWSYPDLLPTFTTWPLVLEKLVGGADLMLPGLVVPPAGLPQVQKGDLCAIALVGNRAPVAIGVAAMSTAEMLTSGLKGRGFSVLHTYQDHLWRSGDKSSPPSIAPLALDPPDLSEEKGSVQADTTLQGDMRRLTLEGEEEEGEVQQRCGEKSLSEATEDPSVGSLNPDPMDSKTLQEQMDELLQRCFLCALKYRVKKADLPLLTSTLLGSHMFSCCPEGRQLDIKKSSYKKLSKFLQHMQQEQIIQVQELSKGVESIVAVDWKHPRITSFVIPEPSPTSQTIQEGSREQPYHPPDIKSLYCVPASMTLLFQESGHKKGSILEGSEVRTIVINYAKKNDLVDADNKNLVKLDPILCDCILEKGEQHTVMKLPWDSLLNRCLEKLQPAYQVTFPGQEPIVKKGKICPIDITLAQRASNKKVTVVRNLEAYGLDPCSVATILQQRCQASTTVTPAPGTKDILQVQIQGNQIHHLGRLLLEEYRLPRKHIQGLEKAPKPGKKK, encoded by the exons ATGTTTGCCAAGGCCTTTCGGGTCAAGTCCAACACGGCCATCAAGGGGTCGGACAG GAGAAAGCTTCGGGCCGATGTGACAGCTGTTTTCCCCACTCTTGGAACGGATCAGGTCTCTGAGTTAGTACCTGGAAAGGAAGAACTCAACATTGTGAAGTTGTATGCTCACAGAGGGGATGCAGTGACTGTGTACGTGAGTGGTGGTAACCCCATCCTATTTGAACTGGAGAAAAATCTATATCCGACAG TGTACACCCTGTGGTCTTATCCCGATCTTCTACCAACATTTACAACATGGCCCCTGGTGCTTGAAAAACTGGTAGGGGGAGCAG ATTTGATGCTGCCAGGACTAGTGGTGCCCCCTGCTGGTCTGCCTCAGGTACAGAAGGGTGACCTCTGTGCCATTGCCTTGGTGGGGAACAG AGCCCCCGTTGCCATCGGAGTTGCTGCCATGTCCACAGCTGAGATGCTGACCTCAGGTCTGAAGGGAAGGGGCTTCTCTGTGCTCCACACCTACCAGGACCACTTGTG GCGATCTGGAGACAAGTCCTCTCCACCATCCATTGCTCCACTGGCCCTGGATCCCCCAGATCTCAGTGAAGAGAAGGGGTCTGTCCAGGCAGACACCACCTTGCAGGGAGACATGAGGCGCCTGAccctggagggagaggaggaggagggggaggttcAGCAGAGGTGTGGGGAGAAGTCCCTGTCGGAAGCCACAGAAGACCCCAGTGTCGGGAGCCTGAACCCAGACCCCATGGACAGCAAGACCCTTCAAG AGCAAATGGACGAACTGTTGCAGAGATGCTTCTTGTGTGCTTTGAAGTACCGCGTCAAGAAGGCTGACCTCCCTTTACTCACCAGCACTCTCCTGGGCAGCCACATGTTCTCCTGCTG CCCCGAAGGACGACAACTGGACATAAAGAAGTCAAGCTACAAAAAG CTCTCTAAGTTCCTGCAGCACATGCAGCAGGAGCAGATTATACAGGTGCAGGAGCTGAGCAAAGGGGTGGAGAGCATTGTGGCTGTGGACTGGAAGCACCCGAG GATCACATCTTTCGTCATACCCGAGCCCTCCCCGACCTCCCAGACAATCCAGGAGGGTAGCAGGGAACAGCCCTATCACCCTCCAGATATAAAATCCCTCTACTGTGTCCCAGCCAGCATGACCCTGCTCTTCCAGGAGTCTGGCCACAA GAAGGGGAGCATCCTCGAGGGCAGTGAGGTCCGAACAATCGTCATCAACTACGCCAAGAAAAATGACCTGGTTGATGCAGACAACAAAAA tcTTGTGAAATTGGATCCCATCCTATGTGACTGCATCTTAGAGAAAGGTGAACAGCACACAGTCATGAAGCTTCCATGGGACAGTCTCCTGAACAG ATGTTTGGAAAAATTGCAGCCTGCCTATCAAGTGACCTTTCCGGGACAAGAGCCCATTGTGAAGAAAGGCAAAATCTGCCCAATTGACATCACCCTAGCACAGAGAGCTTCTAACaaaaag GTGACTGTGGTCCGGAACTTGGAGGCCTATGGTCTGGACCCATGCTCAGTGGCTACCATCCTCCAGCAGCGATGCCAGGCTAGCACTACTGTCACTCCTGCCCCTGGGACCAAGGACATCCTGCAGGTTCAGATCCAGGGAAATCAGATCCACCACCTCGGCCGGCTGTTGCTTG AAGAGTATCGGCTTCCTCGAAAACACATCCAGGGCCTGGAAAAGGCCCCCAAACCTGGCAAGAAGAAGTGA
- the EIF2D gene encoding eukaryotic translation initiation factor 2D isoform X3, with amino-acid sequence MLPGLVVPPAGLPQVQKGDLCAIALVGNRAPVAIGVAAMSTAEMLTSGLKGRGFSVLHTYQDHLWRSGDKSSPPSIAPLALDPPDLSEEKGSVQADTTLQGDMRRLTLEGEEEEGEVQQRCGEKSLSEATEDPSVGSLNPDPMDSKTLQEQMDELLQRCFLCALKYRVKKADLPLLTSTLLGSHMFSCCPEGRQLDIKKSSYKKLSKFLQHMQQEQIIQVQELSKGVESIVAVDWKHPRITSFVIPEPSPTSQTIQEGSREQPYHPPDIKSLYCVPASMTLLFQESGHKKGSILEGSEVRTIVINYAKKNDLVDADNKNLVKLDPILCDCILEKGEQHTVMKLPWDSLLNRCLEKLQPAYQVTFPGQEPIVKKGKICPIDITLAQRASNKKVTVVRNLEAYGLDPCSVATILQQRCQASTTVTPAPGTKDILQVQIQGNQIHHLGRLLLEEYRLPRKHIQGLEKAPKPGKKK; translated from the exons ATGCTGCCAGGACTAGTGGTGCCCCCTGCTGGTCTGCCTCAGGTACAGAAGGGTGACCTCTGTGCCATTGCCTTGGTGGGGAACAG AGCCCCCGTTGCCATCGGAGTTGCTGCCATGTCCACAGCTGAGATGCTGACCTCAGGTCTGAAGGGAAGGGGCTTCTCTGTGCTCCACACCTACCAGGACCACTTGTG GCGATCTGGAGACAAGTCCTCTCCACCATCCATTGCTCCACTGGCCCTGGATCCCCCAGATCTCAGTGAAGAGAAGGGGTCTGTCCAGGCAGACACCACCTTGCAGGGAGACATGAGGCGCCTGAccctggagggagaggaggaggagggggaggttcAGCAGAGGTGTGGGGAGAAGTCCCTGTCGGAAGCCACAGAAGACCCCAGTGTCGGGAGCCTGAACCCAGACCCCATGGACAGCAAGACCCTTCAAG AGCAAATGGACGAACTGTTGCAGAGATGCTTCTTGTGTGCTTTGAAGTACCGCGTCAAGAAGGCTGACCTCCCTTTACTCACCAGCACTCTCCTGGGCAGCCACATGTTCTCCTGCTG CCCCGAAGGACGACAACTGGACATAAAGAAGTCAAGCTACAAAAAG CTCTCTAAGTTCCTGCAGCACATGCAGCAGGAGCAGATTATACAGGTGCAGGAGCTGAGCAAAGGGGTGGAGAGCATTGTGGCTGTGGACTGGAAGCACCCGAG GATCACATCTTTCGTCATACCCGAGCCCTCCCCGACCTCCCAGACAATCCAGGAGGGTAGCAGGGAACAGCCCTATCACCCTCCAGATATAAAATCCCTCTACTGTGTCCCAGCCAGCATGACCCTGCTCTTCCAGGAGTCTGGCCACAA GAAGGGGAGCATCCTCGAGGGCAGTGAGGTCCGAACAATCGTCATCAACTACGCCAAGAAAAATGACCTGGTTGATGCAGACAACAAAAA tcTTGTGAAATTGGATCCCATCCTATGTGACTGCATCTTAGAGAAAGGTGAACAGCACACAGTCATGAAGCTTCCATGGGACAGTCTCCTGAACAG ATGTTTGGAAAAATTGCAGCCTGCCTATCAAGTGACCTTTCCGGGACAAGAGCCCATTGTGAAGAAAGGCAAAATCTGCCCAATTGACATCACCCTAGCACAGAGAGCTTCTAACaaaaag GTGACTGTGGTCCGGAACTTGGAGGCCTATGGTCTGGACCCATGCTCAGTGGCTACCATCCTCCAGCAGCGATGCCAGGCTAGCACTACTGTCACTCCTGCCCCTGGGACCAAGGACATCCTGCAGGTTCAGATCCAGGGAAATCAGATCCACCACCTCGGCCGGCTGTTGCTTG AAGAGTATCGGCTTCCTCGAAAACACATCCAGGGCCTGGAAAAGGCCCCCAAACCTGGCAAGAAGAAGTGA